A genomic window from Methanobrevibacter sp. TLL-48-HuF1 includes:
- the tuf gene encoding translation elongation factor EF-1 subunit alpha: MAKTKEHINLAFIGHVDHGKSTLVGHLLLKAGAIAEQQLDDGENKFRFVMDKLGEERERGVTIDLAHQKFSTKKYDYTVVDCPGHRDFVKNMITGASQADAGVLVVAADDGVMPQTKEHVFLSKTLGINQLIVAINKIDLVDYDEAKFNELKDEVSALIKTVGFNPANVPFIPVSAFEGDNIKDASPNTSWYKGDTLMQALDNLAAPEKPVSLPLRIPIQDVYSITGVGTVPVGRVETGVMKKGENVIFEPAGASGEVKSIEMHHETFETAEPGDNIGFNVRGVGKNDIRRGDVAGHVDDAPAVAKEFDAQIVVLQHPGVITVGYTPVFHCHTSQVACTFLELTAKLDPATGQVAEENPDFLKTGNAAFVKVKPTKPMVIENAKKIPQMGRFAIRDMGQTVAAGLCIDVTPAK; encoded by the coding sequence ATGGCAAAAACTAAAGAACATATTAATTTAGCATTTATCGGACACGTTGACCACGGAAAATCCACATTAGTTGGACACTTGTTATTAAAAGCAGGTGCAATCGCTGAACAACAATTAGATGACGGAGAAAACAAATTCAGATTTGTTATGGACAAATTAGGAGAAGAAAGGGAAAGAGGAGTAACTATCGACCTTGCTCACCAAAAATTCTCTACCAAAAAATACGACTACACTGTTGTAGACTGTCCTGGACACAGAGACTTCGTTAAAAACATGATTACTGGTGCTTCCCAAGCAGACGCTGGTGTATTAGTAGTAGCTGCAGACGACGGTGTAATGCCACAAACCAAAGAACACGTTTTCTTATCCAAAACTTTAGGTATTAACCAATTAATCGTTGCAATCAACAAAATTGATTTAGTAGATTATGATGAAGCAAAATTCAACGAATTAAAAGACGAAGTATCTGCTTTAATTAAAACTGTTGGATTCAACCCTGCTAATGTTCCTTTCATCCCTGTTTCTGCATTTGAAGGAGACAACATTAAAGATGCAAGTCCTAACACCTCCTGGTACAAAGGTGACACTTTAATGCAAGCTTTAGATAATTTAGCAGCTCCTGAAAAACCTGTATCCTTACCATTAAGGATTCCTATTCAAGATGTTTACTCCATTACTGGTGTAGGTACTGTACCTGTAGGAAGAGTAGAAACTGGTGTTATGAAAAAAGGAGAAAACGTAATCTTCGAACCTGCTGGAGCTTCCGGAGAAGTAAAATCTATCGAAATGCACCACGAAACCTTTGAAACTGCTGAACCTGGTGACAACATTGGATTTAACGTAAGAGGTGTAGGTAAAAACGATATCAGAAGAGGAGACGTAGCTGGTCACGTAGATGATGCTCCTGCTGTAGCTAAAGAATTTGATGCACAAATTGTTGTTTTACAACACCCTGGTGTAATCACTGTTGGATACACTCCTGTATTCCACTGTCACACTTCTCAAGTTGCATGTACTTTCTTAGAATTAACTGCAAAATTAGACCCTGCAACTGGTCAAGTAGCTGAAGAAAACCCTGACTTCTTAAAAACTGGTAACGCAGCATTCGTAAAAGTTAAACCAACCAAACCTATGGTAATCGAAAACGCTAAAAAAATCCCTCAAATGGGTAGATTCGCTATTAGGGATATGGGTCAAACTGTTGCTGCTGGATTATGTATTGACGTTACCCCAGCTAAATAG